A single Sciurus carolinensis chromosome 15, mSciCar1.2, whole genome shotgun sequence DNA region contains:
- the LOC124965364 gene encoding LOW QUALITY PROTEIN: melanoma inhibitory activity protein 2-like (The sequence of the model RefSeq protein was modified relative to this genomic sequence to represent the inferred CDS: inserted 2 bases in 1 codon), with protein MEGPRVTSQSYWNLGLEKIFRVVPALPEDGRPGPNADTFRLELVICAAIGFFTVLLFLWRSVQCVRSRLYVKREKKLALKLSELIEEKCNLLDKVSLLQKEHEGLQLSFKDANPEKASREVQHLEIIHEMLNRSKSKLEDKILFKETELKEEKSKRSEQDELMGDISKRIKSLEEESKSLISQVAEAKTTLRLFQMNEEDRKVAIKEALNENFQLQESQKHLLQEAEVWKEKVSDLKKQKITFEDSKVQAEQVLSDKENHIKSLTKRLLKMKDQSPVLGEDLTDDGNLELEMKSESEIGAHLGNQPKEALKELVYAAELNASLETLEGERHQIYILLSEVDKTKEDLIKRIKNLQTDQESLQSENTQLENENQRLQQKFKVKMEQHQENAVKLHRKLGVEEKCRLEEEERFSKVDGRINRAAKELQTYRNRAKDLEEELDTIVHYYERRSISYEKKARDNALASWRAVXFKTVNAHKRQKLTEMEFQFKLLEDPYALDVWNTAFARGQSPYGPSPLSEPSFEMRAFPVEKKGPPRLSPLHPGEGGRGSGGPEDPLDHQISNERRESSSDSVTDPHRAHANTGPLSSPREPECKMMIPPPGRPYWQHGYYSNYGRPSEPGELPPIQCKIVYSLRRFPHYPLPRAEFFVPTPTF; from the exons ATGGAGGGGCCAAGGGTCACCTCTCAGTCTTACTGGAACCTGGgtctggaaaaaatattcaggGTTGTGCCAGCATTGCCTGAAGATGGAAGACCAGGCCCTAATGCTGATACCTTTCGTCTGGAGCTGGTAATATGTGCAGCTATTGGATTTTTTACTGTTCTCTTGTTTTTGTGGAGAAGTGTTCAGTGTGTTAGAAGCAGGCTttatgtgaagagagaaaaaaagcttgctctaaaactttctgaactaattgaagaaaaatgtaacCTACTTGATAAAGTTAGCCTTCTTCAAAAAGAGCATGAAGGCTTACAGTTGTCTTTCAAGGATGCCAATCCTGAGAAGGCATCAAGAGAAGTGCAACATTTGGAGATAATACATGAAATGCTGAATAGGTCCAAATCTAAACTTGAGGATAAAATACTCTTTAAAGAAACAGAgctaaaagaagagaaatctaaACGTTCTGAACAGGATGAATTGATGGGAGACATATCAAAAAGGATAAAGTCCCTAGAAGAGGAATCAAAATCCCTCATATCACAAGTAGCTGAAGCTAAAACAACCTTAAGACtatttcaaatgaatgaagaagaCCGTAAAGTAGCAATAAAAGAGGCTTTGAATGAAAATTTCCAACTGCAGGAAAGTCAGAAACACCTTTTACAAGAGGCTGAAGTATGGAAGGAAAAAGTGAGTGaccttaaaaaacagaaaataacatttgaagACTCTAAAGTACAGGCAGAACAAGTTCTAAGtgataaagaaaatcacattaagTCTCTGACCAAACGcttgttaaaaatgaaagatcaGTCTCCTGTGCTTGGAGAAGACCTAACCGATGATGGTAACTTGGAGCTGGAGATGAAGAGTGAATCAGAAATTGGTGCTCACTTAGGTAATCAGCCAAAAGAAGCCTTGAAGGAACTGGTTTATGCAGCTGAGTTAAATGCCTCTTTAGAAACCTTAGAAGGAGAAAGACATcagatttacattttattatctgaagtagataaaacaaaagaagatcTGATAAAACGTATTAAAAATCTTCAGACCGATCAAGAATCTTTGCAGTCAGAAAACACACAACTTGAAAATGAGAATCAGAGGCTTCAGCAGAAATTTAAAGTAAAGATGGAACAACATCAAGAAAATGCAGTGAAACTCCACAGGAAATTAGGAGTAGAGGAAAAGTGCCGgttagaggaagaggagaggtttTCCAAAGTTGATGGAAGGATCAACCGTGCAGCTAAAGAGCTGCAGACCTATAGAAATCGAGCCAAAGATCTTGAGGAAGAATTGGATACCATAGTTCATTATTATGAGAGGCGGAGTATTTCCTATGAGAAAAAAGCACGTGATAATGCCTTGGCATCTTGGAGAGCTGT TTTCAAGACAGTAAATGCTCACAAGAgacaaaaattaactgaaatggAGTTTCAATTTAAACTTTTAGAAGACCCATATGCACTTGATGTTTGGAATACAGCATTTGCCAGAGGGCAGTCCCCATATGGTCCCTCACCATTGAGTGAACCTTCATTTGAAATGAGAGCTTTCCCTGTGGAAAAGAAGGGTCCACCCAGATTGTCACCTTTACatccaggggaaggaggaagaggctcaGGAGGCCCAGAGGATCCTCTGGACCATCAGATTAGCAATGAGAGAAGAGAATCAAGCTCTGATTCAGTAACTGATCCTCACAGAGCACATGCTAACACTGGGCCCCTGTCATCGCCACGAGAACCGGAATGTAAGATGATGATCCCTCCACCAGGCCGACCATATTGGCAACATGGATATTATTCTAATTATGGAAGACCATCTGAACCAGGAGAACTGCCTCCAATCCAATGCAAAATTGTCTATTCACTGAGGCGTTTTCCTCATTATCCTCTGCCAAGAGCTGAATTTTTTGTCCCTACCCCCACATTCTGA